GTGAGCCAGAACTCATCTTCTTTGCTCGAAACTTGGAGGCAGGTTGTTTCTGACCTCATCACTTTGAGCCAGCAACCTGACAGTGGGTTTGATCCAATTACTCCCACCCAACGCGCATACCTCAACTTGGCTAAGCCCATTGCTCTTGTGGATGGATATGCAGTGTTGTCCACCCCTCATGCTTTGGCTAAAAGCGCCATTGAGCAGGACTTAGGCGAAGCACTCACGCGAGTGTTGTCGCTGCGGATGGGGCGTTCATTCAGCTTGGCTGTCAGTGTGGAGCCCGAGCAGGAAACCACGGAAGTGCCAGCTCAGCAGGAGCTTCGCTATCAACCACCACAACCGACGCAGCCAGTCCAAAATCAGCCTGCTCCTCAGGAATTTGAACCATCGCCAGCTCCGGCGCGCAAAGGCCCCCAGCAGTTTGAGGTGCAGGGTGGGAAGGGGGCGTCGAAAAGCGAAGGCTGGGAGCGCACCCATACTCAACCTGCGCCGGAAACGCCGGCGGGGCAGCGCATCCCGCGCGAAACGCCTGCTCATAACCCTAATCGAGAGGTTTCGCTCAACCCGAAGTACACGTTTGAGAGCTTTGTGATCGGCCCCTTCAACCGATTTGCCAATGCGGCGGCGGTCGCGGTGGCGGAAAGCCCAGCAAAGGCATTTAACCCGCTGTTTATTTCTGGCGGTTCGGGTCTAGGCAAGACTCACTTGCTGCACGCGGTGGGCAATTATGCGCAGGAATTGCAGCCTGGCCTGCGGATTAAGTACGTCTCGAGTGAGGAATTCACCAATGACTACATCAACTCCGTGCGCGATGACCGCCAGGAGACGTTCAAGCGTAGATACCGCAATCTTGATATTTTGATGGTCGATGACATCCAGTTTTTGGCGGGCAAAGAAGGTACGCAGGAAGAGTTTTTCCACACCTTCAACGCATTGCACCAGGCTGATAAGCAGATCATTTTGTCCTCAGACCGTCCGCCAAAACAGCTCACTACCTTGGAAGATCGTCTACGCACCCGCTTTGAGGGCGGGTTAATTACAGATATTCAGCCACCTGATTTGGAAACGCGAATCGCGATTTTGATGAAGAAGGCGCAAACCGATGGCACGCAGGTGGATCGCGAAGTGCTGGAGTTGATTGCCAGCCGTTTTGAGTCGTCGATTCGTGAGCTTGAGGGCGCATTAATCCGTGTGTCTGCATATTCTTCGTTGATCAACCAGCCGATCGATAAAGAAATGGCGATCGTTGCGCTTCGCGATATCCTTCCAGAACCTGAGGATATGGAAATCACAGCTCCGGTAATCATGGAGGTCACCGCGGAATATTTTGAAATTTCCGTGGATACCCTGCGCGGAGCAGGCAAAACGCGTGCTGTTGCACACGCGCGCCAGCTGGCGATGTACCTCTGCCGCGAGCTAACTGACATGTCGCTGCCTCGCATTGGCGATGTTTTCGGCGGTAAGGATCACACGACAGTGATGTATGCCGATCGCAAGATTCGCCAGGAAATGACAGAAAAACGCGACACTTACGACGAGATCCAGCAGCTAACGCAGCTGATTAAGTCAAGGGGACGAAACTAAAACGGTCCTTCAACGACCAGGTCGCCCGCATCACGTCACTGTGATGCGGGCGATTTTGTCATTTACCCAGGTTGGGATAGACACTTTGGCCTTCGAAGCCGGTTAAAAGTTATCCACAGGCTTGCTCACAAGCATGTAATTACAAACTTGTAATTCGATGAGCTTGGTCACACGGTGGGGCGGAACCAGCGGAAATTTTCCTTGTGGATAACTTCCACAAAATTGGGGATAAGCTGGGGATACTTTGTGGTCAAATGTGAATAACCATGGACCCAGAAAATCTATCCACAGACAGGGGAAGTTATCCACAAGTAATTCACAACTGGCTTCACACGCCCGATTTTCTCGGCTACCTTGACTAACGATGCTCTATCCACAGTTTGAACAGGACTTACTGTTACTACCAATCTTTTAACTAAGAACTAACTAAAAGAAAGAGGGGTTGGGGAGAAAGCATCGAAGGACAGGTTGAAGTTGCCGGGAGGCAAGCTCAACAGCTCTAGAAAATTGAAATTACAAATTCCCAGAACTGTCCGGTTCACAGGTAGGTTGGGTTTGTGTAATTCAGCAAGGACCACACGGGGAGACCTCTCGAGCATGAGAAGTTTTGCCTATTGACCAAAAACCGAATTTAGTTAAACCGTGAACTATCTTTGATCTACTTTCCCAAGGAGCTTTAAAACAGCATGGAGTCACAAAACGTGTCATTCCGTGTGGCCAGGGAAGACCTGGTTACCGCGGTAGCCTGGGTCGCTCGCAACCTGCCCACCAAACCGACTCAGCCGGTACTACGAGCCATGCTGATTACTGCCGACGACGAAGGCCTTGAGCTCGCTGGCTATGACTACGACGTCTCCACCCGGGTTCGTCTTTCTGCCGAAGTCTCCCAGCCGGGGCGCTTTGCAGTAGCCGGAAAACTGCTTTCGGAAATCACAGGAACTCTGCCTAACAAG
The window above is part of the Corynebacterium deserti GIMN1.010 genome. Proteins encoded here:
- the dnaA gene encoding chromosomal replication initiator protein DnaA, with product MSQNSSSLLETWRQVVSDLITLSQQPDSGFDPITPTQRAYLNLAKPIALVDGYAVLSTPHALAKSAIEQDLGEALTRVLSLRMGRSFSLAVSVEPEQETTEVPAQQELRYQPPQPTQPVQNQPAPQEFEPSPAPARKGPQQFEVQGGKGASKSEGWERTHTQPAPETPAGQRIPRETPAHNPNREVSLNPKYTFESFVIGPFNRFANAAAVAVAESPAKAFNPLFISGGSGLGKTHLLHAVGNYAQELQPGLRIKYVSSEEFTNDYINSVRDDRQETFKRRYRNLDILMVDDIQFLAGKEGTQEEFFHTFNALHQADKQIILSSDRPPKQLTTLEDRLRTRFEGGLITDIQPPDLETRIAILMKKAQTDGTQVDREVLELIASRFESSIRELEGALIRVSAYSSLINQPIDKEMAIVALRDILPEPEDMEITAPVIMEVTAEYFEISVDTLRGAGKTRAVAHARQLAMYLCRELTDMSLPRIGDVFGGKDHTTVMYADRKIRQEMTEKRDTYDEIQQLTQLIKSRGRN